In one Microcoleus sp. bin38.metabat.b11b12b14.051 genomic region, the following are encoded:
- a CDS encoding glucose-6-phosphate isomerase, which yields MDAAALWQRYQDWLYYHQGLGLYLDISRMGFDNDALTALKPKFDKAFKDMTALEAGAIANPDEHRMVGHYWLRNPDLAPTPELKQEIVAGISQVEEFVKKVQNRDIKPPFAPQFTDIISIGIGGSALGPQFVAEALSPDIPPLAIHFIDNTDPAGIDRILNKIKDKLSSTLVITISKSGGTPEPRNGMIEVQKAFAAQKLDFAKQAIAITGTDSQLDKLAKSQGWITSFPMSDWVGGRTSELSAVGLLPAALQGIDIRAMLDGAKVMDEATRIPDIKNNPAALLAMSWYVACNGRGEKDMVVLPYKDSLLLFSRYLQQLVMESIGKEKDLDGKTVYQGIAVYGNKGSTDQHAYVQQLREGVPNFFLTFIEVLEDRQGISAEVETGVTSGDYLSGLLQGTRQALYENHRDSITVTIPQVNPRTVGALIALYERAVGFYGSLVNVNAYHQPGVEAGKKAAAAVLELQQLVLEAIKNTQTPLSVAEIAKKAGKPEQIETIYKTLRHLAANGRGVALQGTLAQPGTLTATYQEN from the coding sequence ATGGACGCCGCAGCACTCTGGCAACGCTATCAAGACTGGCTTTACTATCACCAGGGATTGGGACTTTATCTCGATATCAGCCGCATGGGATTCGACAACGATGCGCTAACAGCACTGAAGCCCAAATTTGACAAAGCTTTCAAAGACATGACAGCTTTGGAAGCAGGTGCGATCGCCAATCCCGACGAACACCGCATGGTTGGTCACTACTGGCTGCGAAACCCCGATTTAGCTCCCACTCCAGAATTAAAACAAGAAATAGTCGCAGGCATATCACAAGTAGAAGAATTTGTCAAGAAAGTTCAAAACCGCGATATTAAACCGCCATTTGCTCCGCAATTTACCGATATTATCTCGATCGGCATTGGCGGTTCTGCCCTCGGCCCTCAATTCGTCGCCGAAGCCTTATCTCCAGACATTCCGCCCCTAGCAATTCATTTTATCGACAACACAGATCCCGCTGGGATCGATCGCATCCTCAACAAAATCAAAGACAAACTCAGCAGCACCTTAGTAATTACTATTTCCAAATCCGGCGGCACCCCCGAACCCCGCAACGGCATGATCGAAGTTCAAAAAGCCTTCGCAGCCCAAAAACTCGACTTTGCCAAACAGGCAATTGCCATCACCGGCACAGACAGCCAACTAGACAAATTAGCCAAATCACAAGGCTGGATTACCAGCTTCCCCATGTCAGACTGGGTGGGAGGACGCACTTCGGAACTCTCAGCAGTAGGACTTTTGCCAGCAGCTTTACAAGGAATCGACATTCGAGCGATGCTCGATGGCGCTAAAGTCATGGACGAAGCTACCAGAATTCCCGACATTAAAAACAATCCCGCCGCCCTTTTAGCCATGTCCTGGTATGTTGCGTGCAACGGACGCGGCGAGAAAGACATGGTAGTTTTGCCTTACAAAGATTCCCTACTATTGTTCAGCCGCTATTTGCAGCAGCTAGTCATGGAGTCGATCGGCAAAGAAAAAGATTTAGACGGCAAAACAGTTTATCAAGGAATAGCAGTCTACGGCAACAAAGGTAGCACCGACCAACACGCCTACGTCCAGCAACTACGAGAAGGCGTGCCGAATTTCTTCCTAACATTTATCGAAGTTTTGGAAGACAGACAAGGCATTTCTGCTGAAGTAGAAACAGGCGTCACCTCGGGAGATTATTTATCTGGTTTGTTGCAGGGAACTCGACAAGCTTTGTACGAAAATCACCGAGATTCAATCACCGTCACAATTCCCCAAGTCAACCCTCGGACAGTAGGAGCCTTAATCGCCCTCTATGAAAGAGCCGTAGGTTTTTACGGTTCCTTGGTGAATGTCAATGCGTATCACCAACCAGGGGTCGAAGCAGGCAAAAAAGCGGCCGCTGCTGTGTTGGAGTTGCAGCAACTGGTATTGGAAGCGATCAAAAATACTCAAACACCTCTGTCTGTAGCAGAAATAGCCAAAAAAGCAGGAAAGCCAGAGCAAATCGAGACAATTTACAAAACTCTGCGGCATTTGGCCGCCAATGGGCGTGGCGTAGCTTTGCAGGGAACATTAGCGCAGCCTGGTACTTTAACTGCAACTTATCAAGAGAATTAA